In one Methanomicrobia archaeon genomic region, the following are encoded:
- a CDS encoding S8 family serine peptidase, whose translation MRKGIICLSLAILVVVVFSATSHAEIIREGTESKEKTIFAASPLSSINFAEPINWDKVDADLTNFLESSTETVEYISCQIFVESTEDRKKIGPTITIFGGHITGYRNNTVIAQIPQEAIGTITHSDLCQRIGLDTQFYEKLDPELKAVLSESEDISSDVVRIIIIFDVGANETLGNIQETVEDLVVSIGGNVVYKFNIINGMSAIVPLNNLSYLENSSYVRKVYKSNPISIENANIPIGSNGGVESYISKNIIRATTGRMDFGVDGSGVNIAIIDSGIDFTHPALGTSKRVAERSWFSWPDNDADPDDFNSHGTHVCGIASSTDSTYTGVAPETDILNAKVMNENGYIHDPILGTAEDTIIDAIDWSVDDGADIISMSLKVEHDGSIHSDGAAPVDFAVERAAYDHYVTSIKSAGNEDVSTTGSITNPGNSRSIITVGAVYNDYRDWDDRVGGSNGSSTGPGGGTGVHGNRIKPEVMAPGTWVISCNNDWENEPNFISKAGTSMAAPHVSGLSALLLDQQSSLWPADIKSILMASAWEIDPSSDANPLQSENNPLDYYTGAGIIDVYQALGISSSETRLGDLDYSSIGQGEIDTLYVNVPAGTSELSAVLSWVDPADGSDTYYHNDLDLYLYDPSGMLKGYSKEEEETVGMVTIADPVPGKWKAEVVGWTIDSSFGDQYYAVAFSKKYERRDTISDGLDICFNIDTSLGGSPDDLRVLVNWDDDDNDIDAYLMNPSGIQVDSSTGSTNLKEVHAANPVSGTWRLQLHGTSCTYAQKFVIRATYPITSNRPPYEPSDPLPSDGATGVDLSADLGWNSGDSDGDNVYYDVYFEKGDSTPDVLISDNQLGTTCDLGTLDNESHYYWKVIAEDEHGATIEGDIWDFVTAEGAVWSNDIRLTSDSTNSMDPHIAINGDNVHVVWDDDRSGSTEVYYKRSTDCGKTWNSATKLSSSALGNPRIAIDGNNVHVIWIKSGTPKDVIYKRSTNNGNSWSPATVIASDVSRYNLDIAAYNNYIHVVYVKKDAGQDKVYYLRSSNGGSSWDISKGLFTSSYVDYPEIAISDNGNYVYVVWGDIDWHIRYIRNTNKGSDGYWGPDSLLLSNGEYYGPAIETSGSNVHIAVGGYKSGSYEVFYRRSTDNGGSWGTIQTLPSVDGGGDASIGAQGANIHVVWQDNIDGRDRLYYVNSLDSGNSWGTILELVTAGSDSVDVQDPEIAVNNENNVHVVWEDERHDPNWEIYYKHYPVASVNNPPNKPNKPSGLTNGEIGNSYSYSTVTTDPDGDDVYYWFDWGDGTNSNWIGSYFSGTSGSASKEWSNPNIYSVKAKAKDAHGVGSSPLWSDSLSVCINGLWEDDPTNSCKERRLTCSGTYEYRNKPDGTVCGYGEWEDDPSNPCKERSEIEKCSSGSCVNSGTYKYRNKPDGTVCGYGSWEDDPGNSCRERRLIYKCSGGSCVSSGTYEYRNKADSTDCGSDGWYDTGETKWVTVTEYECTIDQKEQKEQEYRDFSCSAGSCTPSVTTTQWVDTGNTQTVNKLDGTDCGSDGWYDTGETKWVTVTEYECTIDQKEQKEQEYRDFSCSGGSCTPSVTSTQWVDTGNTQTVNKLDGTDCGSDGWYDTGETKWVTVTEYECTIDQKERKEQEYRDFSCSGGSCTPSVTSTQWVDTGNTQTVNKLDGTDCGCTVNNTLKKCYDGSCFDSGICNSTICGADVTCDGKMPEETCGIDSKCAFDCKCMKIAPCPHTDVGVMVDIEPCNATDIEPYLLPGTNLSNVIVIRVNVTDATPENATDDAYTDISLNVCALGVETCQVFKEGSGFLPEVDDVTTLPTVKPPGEPKFARDIANNSVIVRFYVGDPLLAVIPPLSEEKVFDTGKGDYPSISGTHNGTITLNQTISVSTLYIYPCPGTGGHTEYALISNESWSIETLLWNGYSGDWHNLSFDAPFTLYENETYNYTIRTGSYPQIHHNRTLLTENGWINCTEFEDINGKRHECWIPAVKLWSA comes from the coding sequence ATGAGAAAAGGAATAATTTGCCTAAGCTTAGCTATTTTGGTGGTGGTTGTTTTTTCCGCGACATCACATGCTGAAATAATTAGAGAAGGCACGGAGAGTAAAGAGAAAACGATTTTTGCAGCCTCTCCACTCTCATCCATTAATTTTGCTGAACCAATTAATTGGGATAAAGTAGATGCTGATCTAACAAATTTTTTAGAAAGTAGTACAGAAACTGTGGAATATATTTCTTGTCAGATATTTGTTGAATCCACGGAAGATCGGAAAAAAATAGGGCCAACAATCACTATTTTTGGAGGACATATTACAGGATATAGGAACAATACAGTCATTGCTCAAATCCCCCAAGAAGCGATAGGTACTATTACTCATAGTGACCTCTGTCAAAGAATTGGGCTTGACACTCAATTCTATGAAAAATTAGATCCTGAACTTAAGGCGGTACTCTCAGAATCTGAAGACATAAGCTCTGATGTTGTTCGTATTATAATAATATTCGATGTTGGAGCCAACGAAACTTTAGGCAATATTCAAGAAACGGTTGAAGATTTAGTTGTATCTATAGGTGGCAATGTGGTATACAAATTCAATATAATAAACGGAATGAGTGCAATTGTACCTTTGAATAATTTGAGCTATTTAGAGAACAGCAGCTACGTCAGGAAAGTCTATAAATCGAATCCTATCTCAATTGAAAATGCCAATATCCCAATTGGGAGCAATGGGGGCGTGGAATCCTACATTAGCAAAAATATAATTCGCGCCACCACAGGAAGGATGGACTTTGGGGTTGATGGTTCTGGAGTTAACATTGCAATAATTGACTCGGGAATCGATTTTACCCATCCGGCTCTCGGAACTTCTAAAAGAGTCGCAGAAAGAAGTTGGTTCAGTTGGCCGGATAACGATGCCGATCCAGATGACTTCAATAGCCACGGCACTCATGTTTGTGGAATAGCTTCGAGTACAGATAGCACCTACACGGGAGTAGCTCCAGAAACGGATATCCTAAACGCAAAAGTCATGAATGAAAACGGTTACATACATGATCCTATCCTTGGAACGGCAGAGGACACGATAATTGATGCAATAGATTGGAGCGTTGATGACGGAGCAGATATTATCAGCATGAGTTTAAAGGTAGAACATGATGGTAGCATTCATAGTGATGGAGCTGCTCCTGTAGATTTCGCGGTAGAGCGGGCTGCGTATGATCATTATGTAACATCTATAAAATCAGCGGGTAATGAAGACGTCTCAACAACTGGTTCGATCACAAATCCAGGTAACAGCAGGTCAATAATTACCGTTGGTGCTGTATATAATGACTACAGAGATTGGGATGATCGAGTAGGCGGAAGCAATGGGAGTAGTACTGGACCGGGTGGCGGTACTGGTGTTCATGGAAATAGAATAAAGCCTGAAGTAATGGCTCCTGGAACGTGGGTGATATCGTGTAATAATGATTGGGAAAACGAACCTAATTTTATCAGTAAAGCCGGCACTAGTATGGCAGCCCCTCACGTTTCAGGGCTATCAGCCCTGTTGTTAGATCAACAATCTAGCCTCTGGCCTGCGGATATTAAATCCATTTTGATGGCTTCAGCTTGGGAGATTGACCCAAGTAGCGATGCAAACCCACTGCAGTCCGAGAACAATCCGCTTGATTATTATACGGGTGCTGGAATAATCGATGTATATCAGGCATTAGGAATATCGAGTAGTGAAACCCGATTGGGTGACTTGGATTACTCATCAATAGGACAGGGAGAGATAGACACACTTTACGTGAACGTTCCTGCTGGAACAAGTGAGCTTTCCGCTGTATTGAGTTGGGTGGATCCTGCAGATGGCTCTGATACCTACTACCATAATGATTTGGATCTTTATCTTTACGATCCGAGTGGTATGTTGAAAGGCTATTCTAAGGAGGAGGAAGAGACTGTTGGGATGGTAACTATAGCAGATCCAGTTCCAGGCAAATGGAAGGCCGAGGTTGTAGGATGGACGATTGATTCCAGTTTTGGAGATCAATATTATGCAGTGGCATTCTCTAAAAAGTATGAAAGGCGTGATACAATAAGTGACGGTCTGGACATTTGTTTTAATATTGATACCTCACTAGGGGGTTCGCCTGATGATCTTAGAGTTTTGGTAAACTGGGATGATGACGACAATGATATTGATGCGTACTTAATGAACCCCAGTGGCATCCAAGTTGATTCTTCGACTGGGTCTACGAACTTAAAGGAGGTACACGCAGCAAACCCTGTATCTGGCACATGGCGGCTCCAACTTCATGGAACTAGCTGCACATATGCCCAGAAATTTGTTATTAGAGCAACTTATCCGATAACTTCGAATCGTCCACCATACGAACCGAGTGATCCTCTCCCTTCAGATGGTGCAACGGGCGTAGACCTGAGTGCAGACCTTGGCTGGAATAGTGGAGATTCTGATGGTGATAATGTGTATTACGATGTTTATTTTGAAAAAGGTGACAGCACACCAGATGTGCTCATATCTGATAACCAACTAGGAACAACATGCGATCTTGGAACTCTTGACAATGAATCCCATTATTATTGGAAAGTAATTGCAGAGGATGAGCACGGAGCAACTATCGAGGGGGATATTTGGGACTTCGTAACTGCAGAGGGTGCAGTATGGAGTAATGACATTAGGTTAACTTCTGATTCCACTAATTCAATGGATCCTCATATTGCAATTAATGGAGATAATGTCCATGTTGTGTGGGACGATGATAGAAGCGGAAGCACGGAGGTATATTATAAACGAAGTACAGATTGTGGAAAAACCTGGAACTCAGCAACGAAGTTATCGTCTTCTGCTTTAGGGAATCCAAGGATTGCTATCGATGGTAATAATGTTCATGTTATATGGATAAAATCAGGAACCCCAAAGGATGTTATTTACAAAAGAAGCACTAATAATGGAAACAGTTGGTCTCCTGCTACCGTCATTGCTTCTGATGTAAGCCGCTATAATCTTGATATCGCAGCCTATAATAATTACATCCACGTAGTTTACGTGAAAAAGGATGCTGGTCAGGACAAAGTTTATTATCTAAGAAGTAGTAATGGAGGATCCAGTTGGGATATATCTAAGGGGTTATTTACGTCATCATATGTGGATTATCCAGAAATTGCAATAAGTGATAACGGGAACTATGTTTATGTCGTATGGGGGGATATAGATTGGCATATACGCTACATAAGAAATACTAACAAAGGAAGTGATGGTTATTGGGGGCCCGATAGCTTACTGTTGTCAAACGGGGAATATTATGGGCCAGCAATTGAGACTTCTGGATCAAACGTTCATATTGCTGTAGGAGGGTATAAAAGCGGGAGCTATGAAGTTTTCTACCGGAGAAGCACAGATAACGGAGGGAGTTGGGGTACCATACAAACGCTACCCTCAGTAGATGGGGGAGGAGATGCATCTATTGGCGCTCAAGGAGCCAATATTCATGTTGTATGGCAAGATAATATTGATGGTAGGGATAGACTGTACTACGTTAACAGCCTCGACAGCGGGAATAGTTGGGGCACAATTTTAGAACTTGTAACTGCTGGTTCGGACTCAGTCGATGTTCAAGATCCTGAGATAGCCGTGAATAACGAAAATAATGTTCATGTCGTGTGGGAAGACGAAAGACATGACCCAAATTGGGAAATTTATTATAAACATTACCCTGTTGCGAGTGTTAATAACCCGCCGAACAAACCAAACAAACCATCTGGCCTAACAAATGGCGAAATTGGAAATTCTTACTCATATTCAACGGTGACTACCGATCCAGACGGTGATGACGTCTACTATTGGTTCGATTGGGGAGATGGCACGAACAGTAATTGGATTGGATCATACTTTTCTGGAACATCTGGGAGTGCATCAAAAGAATGGAGTAATCCAAATATTTATTCTGTGAAAGCGAAGGCGAAAGACGCACATGGAGTGGGAAGTAGTCCTCTGTGGTCTGACTCCCTTTCAGTATGTATTAACGGGCTTTGGGAAGATGATCCTACTAACTCTTGCAAAGAGAGGAGACTGACATGTTCAGGAACTTATGAATACCGAAACAAGCCGGATGGGACTGTTTGTGGTTATGGGGAATGGGAAGACGATCCTTCTAACCCGTGTAAAGAGAGGAGTGAAATAGAGAAGTGTTCCTCGGGGTCTTGTGTCAATTCAGGAACATATAAATACCGAAACAAGCCGGACGGGACTGTTTGTGGTTACGGGTCGTGGGAAGACGACCCGGGTAATTCGTGCCGGGAACGGAGACTGATCTATAAGTGCTCTGGTGGCTCTTGCGTCAGCTCTGGAACCTACGAATACCGGAACAAAGCTGATAGCACTGACTGCGGCTCTGATGGCTGGTACGATACCGGGGAGACAAAATGGGTAACCGTCACCGAATACGAGTGCACCATAGACCAGAAGGAGCAGAAGGAACAGGAGTACCGTGACTTTTCCTGCTCCGCGGGGTCCTGCACCCCTTCCGTTACCACCACGCAGTGGGTCGATACCGGAAACACGCAGACGGTGAACAAGCTCGATGGCACTGACTGCGGCTCTGATGGCTGGTACGATACCGGGGAGACAAAATGGGTAACCGTCACCGAATACGAGTGCACCATAGATCAGAAGGAGCAGAAGGAACAAGAGTACCGTGACTTTTCCTGCTCCGGCGGCTCCTGCACCCCTTCCGTTACCAGCACGCAGTGGGTCGATACCGGAAACACGCAGACGGTGAACAAACTCGATGGCACCGACTGCGGCTCTGATGGCTGGTACGATACCGGGGAGACGAAATGGGTAACCGTGACTGAATACGAATGCACCATAGATCAGAAGGAGCGGAAGGAACAGGAGTATCGTGACTTTTCCTGCTCCGGCGGCTCCTGCACCCCCTCGGTTACCAGCACGCAGTGGGTCGATACCGGAAACACGCAGACGGTGAACAAACTCGATGGCACCGACTGCGGTTGCACAGTAAATAACACACTGAAGAAATGCTATGATGGTTCCTGTTTTGATTCAGGAATATGTAACTCAACTATTTGCGGTGCGGATGTTACTTGTGATGGCAAAATGCCTGAAGAAACATGTGGCATTGATTCCAAATGCGCTTTCGATTGCAAGTGCATGAAAATCGCACCATGCCCGCATACCGATGTCGGAGTTATGGTGGATATCGAACCTTGTAACGCAACCGATATAGAGCCTTATTTACTGCCTGGAACCAATCTCAGCAACGTTATCGTGATAAGAGTAAACGTGACAGATGCTACTCCTGAAAACGCAACTGATGATGCGTATACCGATATATCCCTAAATGTTTGTGCACTCGGGGTAGAAACGTGCCAAGTCTTCAAAGAGGGAAGTGGCTTCTTACCTGAAGTTGATGATGTAACCACTCTTCCAACCGTGAAACCGCCTGGCGAGCCAAAGTTCGCACGGGACATTGCGAATAATTCAGTCATCGTCAGGTTTTATGTCGGAGACCCATTACTTGCCGTGATTCCTCCGCTAAGTGAAGAAAAGGTGTTCGATACAGGCAAAGGCGACTACCCATCCATCTCCGGCACGCACAACGGCACCATCACTTTAAATCAAACGATTTCGGTTTCTACGCTTTACATCTACCCCTGCCCCGGCACCGGCGGCCACACTGAATACGCTCTAATCTCTAATGAATCATGGAGTATCGAAACACTACTATGGAACGGTTATAGTGGAGATTGGCACAATCTCTCTTTTGACGCACCATTCACCCTCTACGAAAACGAAACGTACAACTATACAATCAGAACGGGCTCCTATCCTCAGATCCACCATAACAGAACACTACTCACCGAAAACGGCTGGATAAATTGCACTGAGTTCGAGGACATCAACGGCAAGCGGCACGAATGCTGGATCCCGGCTGTCAAGCTTTGGTCTGCCTGA
- a CDS encoding iron chelate uptake ABC transporter family permease subunit encodes MKTAPYFEKIVHWKLVMLYLLALLGVSIVLTTAIGPVYVPPLEIVALLGSKLGLCEVSSTPHEIIIFQIRLPRIFLGLLVGLSLATAGTAMQGLFKNPMADPYIIGIASGAAVGAALSMLVLPQFLSVYTRPLMAFLGALGTIFLVYNIAKVGGRIPVDTLLLTGIAVSLFLGAVLSFMMSVAGESLHNIFFWIMGGFWLANWTQVKIIVLPILVTFGLIYLFAKDLNAMLLGEESARTLGINVEHAKQLLLILSAFITAAAVTFTGTIGFVGLIIPHITRILVGPDHRILIPASALMGGIFLVWTDALARLLGELPVGILTAFFGAPFFIYLLKKRKSGYYAA; translated from the coding sequence ATGAAAACAGCACCGTATTTCGAGAAGATTGTCCACTGGAAGCTGGTCATGCTCTATTTACTTGCGCTTCTCGGCGTGAGCATCGTGCTGACAACGGCCATCGGGCCCGTTTACGTGCCGCCGCTGGAGATTGTCGCGCTGTTAGGCAGCAAACTCGGGCTCTGCGAGGTGTCCTCGACCCCGCATGAAATCATCATTTTCCAGATACGACTGCCGCGGATATTCCTCGGGCTACTGGTCGGGCTCTCGCTGGCAACCGCAGGTACGGCGATGCAGGGCTTGTTCAAAAATCCCATGGCCGACCCGTACATCATCGGTATCGCATCGGGGGCTGCAGTTGGCGCCGCGCTCTCGATGCTGGTGCTCCCCCAGTTCCTCTCCGTGTACACGAGACCGTTGATGGCTTTTTTAGGTGCTCTCGGAACCATCTTTCTCGTCTATAATATCGCGAAGGTAGGCGGCCGAATACCGGTCGACACGTTATTACTCACGGGAATAGCGGTTTCGTTATTTTTAGGCGCCGTTCTCTCATTCATGATGTCGGTGGCGGGTGAGTCGCTGCATAACATCTTCTTCTGGATAATGGGCGGGTTCTGGCTCGCGAACTGGACGCAGGTGAAGATAATCGTCTTGCCGATACTGGTAACCTTCGGCTTGATCTACCTCTTCGCGAAGGACCTCAATGCGATGCTGCTGGGCGAGGAATCCGCGCGGACCTTAGGAATAAACGTAGAGCATGCGAAACAACTACTTCTGATACTCTCGGCGTTCATCACCGCAGCCGCGGTCACCTTTACCGGAACCATCGGATTCGTCGGCTTGATCATTCCGCATATAACGAGGATATTGGTAGGGCCGGACCATCGAATTCTTATTCCCGCGTCCGCACTGATGGGCGGGATCTTTCTCGTATGGACGGACGCACTGGCCCGGCTCCTGGGCGAGCTGCCCGTGGGGATACTAACCGCGTTCTTCGGCGCGCCGTTCTTTATTTATCTGCTGAAGAAGCGTAAGAGCGGGTATTACGCAGCGTAA
- a CDS encoding DUF367 family protein: MRLYAYDVGQCDPKKCTARKLTRLGLITSVTVLRKIPYNTIVLVPIAEKALSPADRPYTTSITVFDCSWKQIAPFEDLLRHMKRKKRALPYLIAANPINYGKPFILSSAEAFAAALIILGEHEQAHSILDNFNWGDAFLRVNEELLRAYATATDSTEVVAMQNGFMDERTRKS; encoded by the coding sequence ATGCGCCTCTACGCTTACGATGTCGGACAGTGCGACCCGAAGAAGTGCACCGCGCGGAAATTAACGCGATTGGGCTTGATCACCTCGGTCACTGTACTGCGGAAGATCCCGTACAACACGATCGTGCTAGTTCCGATAGCGGAAAAGGCGCTCTCGCCGGCAGACCGCCCTTATACAACCAGCATAACCGTTTTCGATTGCTCGTGGAAGCAGATAGCGCCTTTTGAGGATTTATTACGGCACATGAAACGTAAGAAGCGTGCCTTACCGTATCTGATCGCGGCGAATCCCATCAATTACGGTAAACCGTTTATTCTGAGTTCTGCAGAAGCTTTTGCCGCTGCGTTAATCATCCTCGGCGAGCACGAGCAGGCACACTCTATACTCGACAACTTCAACTGGGGCGACGCATTCTTGCGAGTGAACGAGGAGCTGCTGCGCGCGTACGCCACGGCAACGGACAGTACAGAAGTGGTAGCAATGCAGAACGGGTTCATGGACGAGCGAACGCGAAAATCCTAA
- a CDS encoding diphthine--ammonia ligase — translation MKKEDRSGKKKVFSSWSGGKDCTLACYRALNEGCEVSFLLNMLAEDGQRERAHGTRPFLLRLQAEAVGIPIVQVNASWEGYESKFKDAVEALKVKGVEGGIFGDIDLVEHRVWVERICSDLKIDPILPLWGYNAEDLLLDFINAGFEALVVATKVNEDWLGRTIDRSFINELKELDFHLSGESGEYHTFVIDGPIFKRRITVREAERVHIGENWFLDITKGELE, via the coding sequence GTGAAAAAAGAAGATAGGAGCGGAAAAAAGAAAGTGTTCTCTTCATGGAGTGGGGGAAAGGATTGCACGCTCGCCTGTTATAGGGCACTGAATGAAGGCTGTGAGGTATCGTTCCTCCTGAACATGTTAGCTGAGGATGGCCAACGAGAACGAGCGCATGGAACGCGCCCGTTTCTGTTGCGGCTGCAGGCAGAGGCCGTAGGAATACCAATAGTTCAGGTAAACGCCTCGTGGGAAGGCTATGAGAGCAAATTCAAAGATGCTGTGGAAGCTTTAAAGGTAAAAGGAGTAGAAGGCGGTATTTTTGGTGATATTGACCTTGTAGAACATCGCGTATGGGTAGAGCGGATTTGTAGCGACCTCAAAATAGACCCGATTCTCCCCCTTTGGGGCTACAATGCCGAAGATCTTCTGCTTGATTTCATAAATGCGGGATTCGAAGCGCTCGTCGTGGCAACGAAGGTAAATGAGGACTGGCTCGGGCGCACGATCGATCGCTCATTTATCAATGAGCTTAAGGAGCTTGATTTCCATTTATCCGGCGAATCGGGCGAGTATCATACGTTCGTCATTGACGGCCCGATCTTCAAGCGGAGGATAACGGTGCGCGAGGCAGAGCGGGTGCACATCGGGGAGAACTGGTTCCTCGATATAACGAAGGGAGAATTAGAATGA
- a CDS encoding GNAT family N-acetyltransferase translates to MASCDRDGPRFGRTYRVVQLSKADAKDISALYKAVWLKAYEYPEEWREKRAMSEDIITDEMDAGYLFFGVHEKGALVGVYKISLTDRGCYGEQQAVLLEYQNRGVAYAMYEHFLEFAKANECKVNYVNILIGNEPCERAMKKYNFYKTGEPWEQSKGMWVQTYERKVEEVC, encoded by the coding sequence ATGGCTTCCTGTGACAGAGACGGACCGCGCTTCGGCAGAACATATCGTGTCGTACAATTGAGCAAAGCGGACGCAAAGGACATCTCAGCCCTTTACAAGGCGGTATGGCTGAAAGCGTACGAGTATCCAGAGGAATGGCGCGAGAAGCGTGCGATGAGCGAGGATATAATAACGGACGAGATGGATGCCGGCTATTTGTTCTTCGGCGTGCATGAAAAGGGCGCATTGGTCGGTGTTTATAAGATATCACTAACCGACCGCGGATGTTACGGCGAGCAGCAAGCCGTTTTACTAGAATATCAAAACCGGGGCGTGGCGTACGCGATGTACGAGCATTTCCTCGAGTTCGCAAAAGCGAACGAGTGCAAGGTGAACTACGTGAATATCCTGATCGGTAACGAGCCCTGTGAGCGCGCAATGAAGAAGTATAACTTTTACAAGACGGGCGAGCCCTGGGAGCAGAGTAAAGGGATGTGGGTTCAGACGTACGAGCGGAAGGTTGAGGAAGTGTGCTGA
- a CDS encoding archaeosine biosynthesis radical SAM protein RaSEA, giving the protein MTAGKNRMQKPVASWIDHDFFAEERRAIKAVTVIVRTAGCQWRHCTMCSFWQESAADVTQADILAQLEHSLRTSPEEEFILKIFTSGSFLDEREIARETRREIVEVVRERGEIKKLIVETRPEFVSAEKLEDFEGVEHLELAIGLETADDFIRSNYINKGFSFDDYKKAAEIARDCGATVKTYLLLKPPFVSEKTALDDVIKSAELVSEYSSTISLNLCNIQKYTPLEKLWRRGYYRPPWLWSAVEAIKAIKKRDFVVLSDPVGAGHKRGPHNCGTCDREITEAIKHFNVTQDLRVLERLDEIECDCKNVWRALMNYDAFLFNANPVLEGKRLSKEKAKM; this is encoded by the coding sequence ATGACCGCAGGAAAAAATCGAATGCAAAAGCCCGTCGCCTCCTGGATAGACCACGATTTCTTCGCAGAAGAGCGCAGAGCGATAAAAGCCGTAACGGTCATAGTGCGAACCGCAGGCTGTCAGTGGCGGCACTGCACGATGTGCAGCTTCTGGCAGGAATCCGCAGCAGACGTTACCCAGGCGGATATTCTGGCTCAACTGGAACACTCGCTACGAACCAGCCCAGAAGAGGAGTTTATTCTCAAGATTTTTACCTCCGGCAGCTTCCTCGACGAACGTGAGATAGCGCGAGAAACGAGGCGAGAAATCGTCGAGGTGGTGCGAGAGCGCGGTGAGATAAAGAAGCTCATCGTAGAGACGAGACCGGAATTTGTAAGCGCGGAGAAGCTCGAGGATTTTGAGGGCGTCGAACACCTGGAACTCGCTATCGGATTGGAAACGGCAGACGATTTTATACGGTCGAACTATATCAATAAGGGCTTCTCGTTTGACGATTACAAGAAAGCGGCAGAAATCGCCAGGGACTGCGGTGCAACGGTGAAAACGTACCTTTTACTCAAACCACCATTTGTATCCGAGAAGACGGCATTGGATGATGTCATCAAATCCGCTGAACTCGTCTCTGAGTATTCGTCCACCATCTCGCTGAACCTCTGCAATATACAGAAGTACACGCCACTGGAGAAGTTGTGGAGACGCGGATATTACAGACCACCGTGGCTCTGGAGCGCGGTTGAGGCGATAAAAGCGATAAAGAAACGAGATTTCGTGGTACTGTCCGATCCCGTAGGTGCAGGGCATAAACGAGGCCCGCATAATTGCGGTACGTGCGACCGTGAGATAACCGAAGCGATCAAGCACTTCAATGTAACTCAGGATCTGCGCGTGCTGGAGCGCCTCGACGAGATCGAGTGCGACTGCAAGAACGTATGGCGAGCACTGATGAACTACGACGCCTTCCTGTTCAACGCGAACCCTGTCCTAGAAGGAAAAAGGTTATCAAAAGAAAAGGCTAAAATGTAG
- a CDS encoding cobalamin-binding protein codes for MKRGTIAAISAAIIVVVSILAWSLVQLHIPERAPEPETYGSTVIDDWGRPVTLEKKPERIVSLAPVNTEILFALGLGENVVGVTEFCTYPPEAETIEKVGGMRTVSVEKVIALNPDLVLALNLNGEEAVDTLDDYFPVLVIDQQKVTSIEDIFTRIALVGKITGEEERATALIVELRGRVESITNQTEGTEKVKVAYIIWHDPLWVTGSGNFQNDPIEKAGGENIFADIEDWGTVSVETLIERNPDVIIVAGGHGAAEMKPYDFIMTDERFAVLNARKNGRVCSIDADIIARPGPRIVEALDEIAHCLHPDLF; via the coding sequence ATGAAGCGAGGGACAATTGCGGCGATAAGTGCTGCGATAATCGTTGTTGTTAGTATACTTGCATGGTCGTTGGTACAACTGCACATACCGGAGCGAGCTCCAGAACCCGAAACATACGGCTCCACCGTAATTGATGATTGGGGGAGGCCGGTAACGCTGGAGAAGAAACCAGAAAGGATTGTTTCGTTAGCTCCGGTTAACACTGAAATACTCTTCGCACTTGGTTTGGGAGAGAACGTGGTCGGAGTGACGGAGTTTTGCACGTATCCACCGGAAGCGGAGACAATAGAGAAAGTGGGCGGAATGAGAACGGTAAGCGTGGAGAAGGTGATTGCGTTAAATCCTGACCTCGTCTTAGCTTTGAATCTAAACGGTGAGGAGGCCGTGGACACGCTTGATGACTATTTCCCGGTGTTGGTCATCGACCAGCAGAAAGTGACGAGCATAGAGGACATTTTCACACGGATAGCGTTGGTGGGTAAGATAACCGGAGAAGAAGAGCGAGCAACGGCGTTGATAGTTGAGCTGAGGGGACGGGTAGAGTCGATAACAAACCAAACGGAAGGAACGGAGAAAGTGAAAGTCGCGTATATCATCTGGCACGACCCACTCTGGGTAACGGGCAGTGGAAATTTCCAGAACGATCCGATTGAGAAAGCGGGCGGTGAAAATATCTTCGCTGATATAGAAGATTGGGGCACGGTGAGCGTGGAGACGCTGATAGAACGAAACCCGGATGTCATCATTGTCGCGGGAGGCCATGGCGCAGCAGAGATGAAACCGTATGATTTCATAATGACAGATGAGCGGTTTGCGGTACTCAATGCGCGAAAAAATGGCCGGGTTTGCTCAATAGACGCGGACATTATAGCACGACCGGGTCCGCGAATAGTAGAGGCACTGGATGAGATAGCGCACTGCTTGCATCCAGATTTGTTTTAG